A stretch of DNA from Desulfurella amilsii:
GAAAGTTTGCGCCAAACATACAACAAAATAAAGGAGCTTATTTGAAATTTATTAAAACATCGATCATATTGCTTTTTGTTCTTTTCGCTTTCATAATTAGCTATTACAACCAACAAGCAGAAGTTAACCTAAGTTTATTTGGTTTTAATATGCTATGCCCTGTATGGCTTATTATAGGTGTGTTTTTTTTATTAGGTTTGATTGCCAACCAGATTGTGTGTCTTATTGATTGTACAAATTATGCAAAAAAAATAAAAGAATACAAAAAAGAAATAAAACAATTAAAAGATGAGGTACTTTCTCTAAGAAAACTTACGTTAAAACAAGATGAGTGAATTTTTAAAATTTAACAATATAGCATTGATAAGTGCCGTTATAATCTTAGGTATGGTGGTGTACTATGTTATTAGAGAACAAAAAAGAAAAATCGAAAGACGCAAGATTACTGCCTACTTAAAAGGTATAAACTATGTCATTGAAGATAAAACTGACAAAGCCATAGAAGAGCTTACCAATGCAATTGATCTTGAACCAGACATTGTGGACGTATATATTAGCATCGGAAATCTTTTTAGAAAAAAAGGAGAAATAAATAGATCTTTGATTATACACAAAGGCCTGCTTGCAAGAAAACTTGACATAGATAAGAAAATTGAAGTATATATAAATATCGGTATAGATTATAAAAAAGCTGGTCTTTACGATAGGGCAAAAGAAACTTTTAAAAATGCTTTATCTTTGGACCCTAAAAATCAAACAATAAAAAAATATTTAGAAGAAGTTTATGAAGATTCAAAAGATTGGGAAAGTGCTCTTGTTTGGCAAAAAAGGTTTGGCGAAAACAAAAAAATCACTGCACATATTTATTGCGAGCTTGGTAAAAAAGCGTTAAAAGAATCAAACGATTATAAAGCAGCCTTTGATTATTTTAAACAAGCACTTAATGAGGATAAAAACTGCTTTGATGCTCTGCTAAATCTAGGCATACTATACTATAATAATCAAAATAAAGAAAAAGCTTTTCAAATGTGGTTTGAAGGAGTGAGGATTAAAAATGAGTTTTTTAATTTAGTTTTAGATAAAATTGATAATAATAACGATTTATACGAATTTTTAAAGCGTGTGGTAGTTTCTAATCCGAAATCACATTATATACTTTTATTTAGTGCCATGTACCTTTTAAAATTAGGAAAAGATAAAAAAGCTCTTTCGCTCCTAAATATCATGCTAAAAAACAACACCTACTCTCAAAGTGCCATTGTGCTTGCCATAAAATGCCTATCAAAACAATCTAATAACAAAAAACTCGAAGCACTTGCTTTTAAATTGCAAAGCAATATCAAATATACATGCAAATCATGCGGCTACTCAACGCACTTGTTTTTTTGGAAATGTCCAAAGTGTAGAAGCTGGGATAGCGCAAAAGTGGAGTTTTAAATGTTTTATGCTTTAGAAGGAAAAATTGTTGACAAAAAAAACGGCTTTGTTGTAATGAATATAGCAGGTATACACTTTAGTATTACAGTCAGTCTTATAACCTATTTAAACCTTGAATTCAACAAAAAGATAAAACTTTTTGTTGAATTAATTGTAAGCGAAAGCGGGTTCAGACTTTATGGCTTTTCAAGCGAAGAAGAAAAATATCTATTTAATAAACTTAGAAAAATAACCAAAATTGGTGCCGCAAAGGCCATATCAACCCTATCAAAATTTTCTCCACAAGAATTTAAATACATTATTGCAAATAAACAAACAGACCAGCTCTTGAGTGTTCCAGGTATAGGAAAAAAAACTGCAGATACAATCATTCTAGAATTATCAGACAAAGTGCTTGAAACTGATGAAAAACTAATCGAAGTATTAAATGTTTTGACCAGTAGCTTGGGCTTTTCTAAAGAAAAGGTTTATCCTATTTTAGACAAGATATATCGCCAAAACACTGATTTAGACACAGTCGAGCTAATTAAAATTTGCCTTAAAAATTTAAGACAATGAAGCCTCTAAGTGTATCAGGGTTAACAAAACAGATAAAAGACTTACTTGAGTGGAATTTTTCTGAAGTATATGTGGAAGGTGAAATATCTAACCTTAAATTTTCAAGCTCCCAACATGTGTATTTTAATTTAGTTGACCAAAAAGCCAGACTTATGTGCGTAATCTTCAAATCGAATATTAACGAGCTTCTCCGAAAACAACTTGTTAATGGACAAAAAGTAATAGCAATAGGCAGAATAAGCCTCTATGAACCATATGGCCAATACCATTTGGTTGTTTCCTATATTCAAAGTGTAGGCGATGGTCTAAAATACAAAAAACTTGAAGAAGATAAAAAATTTTTACTTGAAAATGGTTACCTGGAAAACAAAAAGTCTCTCCCATTATTTCCAAAAAAAGTCATTATCATAACAAGCCTTCAAGCTGCTGCTTTAAAGGATATTTTAAATATACTAAAAAGACGCACGCAAGGCTTAGAAATACTAATATACCACACAACAGTTCAGGGTGAAAACGCTAAAGGCGAAATTTTAGAAGCTATCAATTTTGTAAATCAAAACTACTCAAAATTATCGCTTGATGTATGTATTCTTACAAGAGGAGGAGGTTCAGTCGATGAGCTTTGGGTGTTTAATGATTTAGATATAGCCATTGCGTTTAAAAACTGCAAAATTCCTACCATAAGTGCAATTGGCCATCAAATAGATCAAACATTATGCGATTTGGTTGCTGATAAAGCAGCAGAAACACCTTCAGCTGCAGCAGAAATTTTAACAAAAGCGCATCTAGAGCTAGAAAATCGTGTGTCAATGTTGAAAAAATCGATTTTTTCAAATTTTCAAAGAATTTTTAATCTAAAAATGGGAATATTTATGAGTTTAAGGTCTCAAAAATTAATTAAATTAATAAAAAACTTCATAGAAGTTCGCATGCTAAAAGTAGACAATTTAAGCTCTTTAGTTGAACACAAAGTACAAAATATTATATTCAATAATAGTAAAAAATTTCTATCTTTGCAAAATCGCATAAAATCACAAAACCCATTAAATAAACTCAATACTCAGAAAATTATCTATTCAAGGCTTCAAGCTTCAAGTTTTGTAAGTATGCAAAAGTTACTTGAACATAAAAATCACACATTAGAAAACCTAACAAACAAAATTCTTGCCTTAAGCCCACAAAATGTTCTAAAAAGAGGTTTTTCAATCACATACACTAAAGATAAAAAAATCGTAAAAAGCATAAACGATGTAAGTGACAATGACATTATGTACACAGCAGTGTTTGACGGTAAAATTGAATCAATTGTATCAAAAAAGTACGATTAATGTATCCCAAAATAAACACTAAAAATGAGAATAAAAAAGACTAATGCCGAAATTAAACTAAAACGATAATCGCGTTCAATAAAATAACCAAAAACCAAAAACAAAACCCTTACAACAGGTGTTAACATTAAGATAACAATACCTGCATAAAATGCAGCGTTTGGCTCTAGCAAATATAAACCTTTAAGT
This window harbors:
- a CDS encoding lipopolysaccharide assembly protein LapA domain-containing protein, whose amino-acid sequence is MKFIKTSIILLFVLFAFIISYYNQQAEVNLSLFGFNMLCPVWLIIGVFFLLGLIANQIVCLIDCTNYAKKIKEYKKEIKQLKDEVLSLRKLTLKQDE
- a CDS encoding tetratricopeptide repeat protein, whose protein sequence is MSEFLKFNNIALISAVIILGMVVYYVIREQKRKIERRKITAYLKGINYVIEDKTDKAIEELTNAIDLEPDIVDVYISIGNLFRKKGEINRSLIIHKGLLARKLDIDKKIEVYINIGIDYKKAGLYDRAKETFKNALSLDPKNQTIKKYLEEVYEDSKDWESALVWQKRFGENKKITAHIYCELGKKALKESNDYKAAFDYFKQALNEDKNCFDALLNLGILYYNNQNKEKAFQMWFEGVRIKNEFFNLVLDKIDNNNDLYEFLKRVVVSNPKSHYILLFSAMYLLKLGKDKKALSLLNIMLKNNTYSQSAIVLAIKCLSKQSNNKKLEALAFKLQSNIKYTCKSCGYSTHLFFWKCPKCRSWDSAKVEF
- the ruvA gene encoding Holliday junction branch migration protein RuvA, with translation MFYALEGKIVDKKNGFVVMNIAGIHFSITVSLITYLNLEFNKKIKLFVELIVSESGFRLYGFSSEEEKYLFNKLRKITKIGAAKAISTLSKFSPQEFKYIIANKQTDQLLSVPGIGKKTADTIILELSDKVLETDEKLIEVLNVLTSSLGFSKEKVYPILDKIYRQNTDLDTVELIKICLKNLRQ
- the xseA gene encoding exodeoxyribonuclease VII large subunit; protein product: MKPLSVSGLTKQIKDLLEWNFSEVYVEGEISNLKFSSSQHVYFNLVDQKARLMCVIFKSNINELLRKQLVNGQKVIAIGRISLYEPYGQYHLVVSYIQSVGDGLKYKKLEEDKKFLLENGYLENKKSLPLFPKKVIIITSLQAAALKDILNILKRRTQGLEILIYHTTVQGENAKGEILEAINFVNQNYSKLSLDVCILTRGGGSVDELWVFNDLDIAIAFKNCKIPTISAIGHQIDQTLCDLVADKAAETPSAAAEILTKAHLELENRVSMLKKSIFSNFQRIFNLKMGIFMSLRSQKLIKLIKNFIEVRMLKVDNLSSLVEHKVQNIIFNNSKKFLSLQNRIKSQNPLNKLNTQKIIYSRLQASSFVSMQKLLEHKNHTLENLTNKILALSPQNVLKRGFSITYTKDKKIVKSINDVSDNDIMYTAVFDGKIESIVSKKYD
- a CDS encoding DUF1634 domain-containing protein gives rise to the protein MKFDINKLIARTLQIGVWFSMFLFCVAIAESFFKKSNLAYTSFFGILKGLYLLEPNAAFYAGIVILMLTPVVRVLFLVFGYFIERDYRFSLISALVFFILIFSVYFGIH